A genomic window from Flavobacterium azooxidireducens includes:
- a CDS encoding NifU family protein: MTKLSIKETQNSAIIKFEFPDFITKNKSYEFKNIDEAGESPLAQQLFYLPFVKTVFISGNFIAIERYSIVQWDDVKDAVAEQIQEYVDKGGKIVIESETSTKKQPITIYAETTPNPAVIKFVANKLLTTKTAEFKNIDETIASPLAKELFKFPYVKEIFIDENYISITKFASIEWIEISNEIRSFIKEYVENGNEIINVSLLSTAASSEKQAISNFESLDVTSQQIINILEEYVKPAVQADGGNILFDSYDESEKRVKVVLQGACSGCPSSTFTLKNGIENMLKDMLNDEAIKVEAING; encoded by the coding sequence ATGACTAAATTATCGATAAAAGAAACCCAAAATTCGGCCATCATTAAATTTGAATTTCCTGATTTTATTACAAAAAATAAAAGCTATGAATTTAAAAATATTGATGAAGCAGGTGAAAGTCCGTTAGCACAACAATTATTTTATTTGCCTTTTGTTAAAACTGTCTTTATATCCGGAAATTTTATTGCGATAGAAAGGTATAGTATTGTTCAATGGGATGATGTAAAAGATGCCGTGGCAGAACAAATTCAAGAATATGTTGACAAAGGTGGAAAAATTGTTATAGAATCTGAAACTTCAACCAAAAAACAACCTATCACAATTTATGCTGAAACAACGCCAAATCCAGCGGTTATCAAGTTTGTTGCAAATAAATTATTAACAACAAAAACAGCCGAATTTAAAAACATAGATGAAACGATTGCTTCACCATTAGCAAAAGAATTATTTAAATTTCCATATGTAAAGGAGATTTTTATTGATGAAAATTATATTTCAATCACCAAATTTGCGAGTATTGAATGGATTGAGATTTCAAATGAAATTCGTTCATTCATTAAAGAATATGTTGAAAACGGGAATGAAATCATCAATGTAAGTCTGCTTTCAACCGCTGCAAGTTCAGAAAAGCAAGCGATTTCTAATTTTGAATCGTTGGATGTAACTTCGCAACAAATTATTAATATTTTAGAAGAATATGTAAAACCGGCCGTTCAAGCAGATGGCGGAAATATTCTTTTTGATTCGTATGACGAAAGTGAAAAGCGTGTAAAAGTTGTTTTACAAGGAGCATGTAGTGGTTGTCCATCTTCAACTTTTACATTAAAAAACGGTATTGAAAATATGTTGAAAGATATGTTGAATGACGAAGCGATTAAAGTGGAAGCGATTAACGGATAA
- a CDS encoding inorganic phosphate transporter produces MEQIYVVMLVVLGVLALIDLVVGVSNDAVNFLNSAIGSKAVSFKTIMIVASIGVACGALFSSGMMEIARSGIFVPSMFSFNDVMIIFLAVMITDILLLDVFNSMGLPTSTTVSIIFELLGAAVCLALYHIYISEDSTRSLGDYINTKKATEIVSSILLSVALSFGLGSLVQYVSRLIFTFQYEKRIKYIGSLFGGLAITAITFFILIKGLKGVSFIGKETHVWIQDNQMMIIGINFLFFTLLSQLLISVFKINILRIIIVIGTFALALAFAGNDLVNFIGVPIAAYNSYEIFSASGLSGDKLMMGDLANENIVAPFYFLAFAGLVMVVTLWTSKKARSVIETGVNLSRQGDGVEKFSPNMLSRFIVRSGVYLGQGINYFLPQSVQIKIDKQFEKPEVKGKKRKDEPAFDMVRASVNLMIASILISIGTSLKLPLSTTYVTFMVAMGTSFADRAWDRESAVYRVAGVFNVIGGWFVTAMVAFIGAFVMAFILKTGEVYAFIGLLVLLAIILYRSSRRHSKKQKEADDLVKLKREDIVTINEIISESSHQISRVIGATNNVYSDVIDNLGLQDLAKLKENKKSLKKLEKEVDELKSNVYYFIKNLDETSVEASKFYIMILGYLQDMIQSLAFITQNSYSHINNNHKQLKFNQIRDLKSIDNDLQKLFDSLETIFKDQSFDKLDGVLKEKTQILNNVSELIQKQITRIRTVETSPKNSKLYFGLLLETNDLIKATMNLLELFQEFNIHVKSKK; encoded by the coding sequence ATGGAACAAATTTATGTAGTGATGCTCGTGGTTTTGGGTGTCTTGGCTTTAATTGATTTGGTAGTTGGCGTAAGTAATGACGCTGTAAATTTTTTAAATTCGGCCATTGGTTCAAAAGCGGTTTCCTTTAAAACAATCATGATTGTTGCCAGTATTGGAGTAGCTTGTGGAGCTCTTTTTTCCAGTGGAATGATGGAGATTGCCCGAAGCGGTATTTTTGTTCCTTCCATGTTTAGTTTTAATGATGTCATGATCATTTTTCTGGCAGTAATGATAACCGACATTCTTCTTTTGGATGTTTTTAATTCGATGGGATTGCCTACTTCTACAACAGTTTCCATTATTTTTGAATTATTAGGAGCAGCTGTTTGTTTGGCACTTTATCATATTTATATTTCTGAAGATAGTACCAGAAGTTTAGGAGATTATATCAACACCAAAAAAGCAACAGAGATTGTATCGAGTATATTGCTTTCGGTTGCATTATCGTTTGGATTAGGAAGTTTGGTTCAATATGTTTCGAGGTTAATATTTACTTTTCAATATGAAAAAAGGATAAAATATATTGGCTCTCTATTTGGTGGATTAGCCATTACTGCGATTACTTTTTTCATTTTAATAAAAGGTCTAAAAGGAGTTTCATTCATTGGAAAAGAAACACATGTTTGGATTCAGGATAATCAAATGATGATTATTGGAATCAACTTTTTATTTTTCACATTACTATCACAACTTTTAATTAGTGTATTTAAAATAAATATTCTTCGAATAATTATTGTTATCGGAACTTTTGCATTGGCATTAGCTTTTGCAGGAAACGATTTAGTAAACTTTATTGGTGTGCCTATTGCGGCATATAATTCCTATGAAATTTTCTCAGCTTCAGGACTTTCAGGCGATAAATTGATGATGGGTGATTTGGCCAATGAAAATATAGTAGCTCCCTTTTATTTTCTTGCTTTTGCAGGGTTGGTGATGGTGGTTACACTTTGGACATCCAAAAAAGCTAGAAGCGTTATTGAAACCGGAGTAAACTTATCCCGCCAAGGTGATGGTGTTGAAAAATTTTCACCAAATATGTTGTCGCGATTTATTGTGAGAAGTGGCGTTTATTTAGGACAAGGGATTAATTATTTTTTACCTCAATCTGTTCAGATAAAGATTGATAAACAATTTGAAAAACCGGAAGTAAAAGGTAAAAAACGCAAAGATGAGCCTGCTTTTGACATGGTAAGAGCATCCGTAAATTTGATGATTGCCAGTATTTTGATTTCCATAGGAACATCCTTAAAGTTGCCTTTATCAACCACTTATGTAACCTTTATGGTTGCTATGGGAACATCTTTTGCCGATAGAGCTTGGGACAGAGAAAGTGCCGTGTACAGAGTGGCAGGAGTTTTTAATGTAATTGGTGGATGGTTTGTTACGGCTATGGTTGCTTTTATTGGAGCATTTGTTATGGCATTTATCTTAAAAACAGGTGAGGTTTATGCGTTCATCGGATTGTTGGTTTTATTAGCAATTATTCTTTATCGTAGCTCTAGAAGACATTCTAAAAAACAAAAAGAAGCAGATGATTTAGTTAAGTTAAAGCGTGAAGATATTGTCACAATCAATGAAATTATCAGTGAAAGTTCACATCAAATTTCAAGAGTAATCGGTGCTACTAATAATGTGTACAGCGATGTTATTGATAATTTAGGTTTGCAAGATTTAGCCAAATTAAAAGAAAACAAAAAATCACTTAAAAAACTCGAAAAAGAAGTTGATGAACTGAAAAGCAATGTTTATTATTTCATTAAAAATTTAGATGAAACTTCGGTTGAAGCAAGTAAGTTTTACATCATGATTTTAGGCTATTTGCAAGATATGATTCAGTCGTTGGCGTTTATTACTCAAAATAGTTATTCGCATATTAATAACAATCACAAGCAATTAAAATTTAATCAAATTAGAGATTTAAAAAGTATTGATAACGATTTGCAAAAGCTTTTTGATTCATTAGAAACTATTTTTAAAGACCAAAGTTTTGATAAACTCGATGGTGTTTTAAAAGAAAAAACACAAATTCTGAATAATGTTTCAGAATTAATCCAAAAGCAAATTACTCGAATCAGAACAGTAGAAACCAGTCCGAAAAACAGTAAATTATACTTCGGATTATTACTTGAAACAAATGATTTGATTAAAGCAACCATGAATTTACTCGAACTTTTTCAAGAATTCAATATCCATGTAAAGAGTAAAAAATAA
- a CDS encoding dodecin family protein, translating to MAVLKVIEVLSSSEVSWEDATRKAVAQAAKSLKNIRSVYVQDQSAAVKDGQVSEFRVNLKITFELE from the coding sequence ATGGCAGTATTAAAAGTAATCGAAGTCCTTTCCAGCTCAGAAGTTAGTTGGGAGGATGCTACACGCAAAGCAGTTGCTCAAGCAGCAAAATCATTAAAAAACATCCGTTCTGTTTATGTGCAAGACCAAAGTGCAGCTGTGAAAGACGGTCAGGTTTCAGAGTTTAGAGTGAATTTAAAAATCACTTTTGAATTAGAATAA
- a CDS encoding thioredoxin domain-containing protein, translating to MNELKLETSPYLLQHANNPVHWKAWNSTTLANAKENQKLILISIGYSACHWCHVMEHESFENEEVANTMNQHFINIKVDREERPDVDAIYMKAVQLMTGRGGWPLNVVCLPDGKPVWGGTYFRKNDWVNTLEQLHELYQSQPEKLIEYAEKLHEGIETLGLTEEKSTEFNITILDTFLAKWQKSFDWEFGGYSRAPKFMMPTNYQFLLQYGFITQNEKLLEYVDLTLTKMAYGGIFDTIDGGFSRYSVDVKWHVPHFEKMAYDNGQLLSLYANAYKLTKNELYKEIIEKTTTFIEKEWLTNEGAFFSALDADSLTTENHLEEGAFYVWKIDEIKNLIQDDFELFSEVFNINDFGHWEHGNYVLIQNKSLDEISEKNHISIDELHLKKKNWEQILYKTREKRPKPRLDDKCITSWNAILLKGFVDAYKALGNENHLKIAIKNAHFIVNKIWSSDGNLRHTYKNEKPSINGFLEDYAFVIDGFIALYEATFDETWLLHSKNLTNYCLDHFYDEKKQLFRFTSDLDEALISNHFELEDNVIPASNSIMASNLFKLSVYFENSHYEEISRQMIAQVVPSIDYPSAFSNWLMAALHFSEYQKELAICGKESLIHLKDINQNYFPSVVLSGSEKKSDLPFLQNRFVENETLFYLCQNKMCLAPKNNISAIYKDLNH from the coding sequence ATGAATGAACTAAAATTAGAAACAAGTCCGTACCTACTTCAACATGCCAACAATCCGGTGCATTGGAAAGCGTGGAATTCAACAACATTAGCTAATGCGAAAGAAAATCAGAAGCTCATTTTAATCAGCATTGGTTATTCTGCTTGTCATTGGTGCCATGTGATGGAACACGAAAGTTTTGAAAATGAAGAAGTGGCAAATACCATGAACCAACATTTCATCAACATTAAAGTCGATCGCGAAGAACGACCTGATGTGGATGCCATTTATATGAAAGCCGTTCAGCTCATGACAGGTCGTGGTGGTTGGCCACTCAATGTAGTTTGTCTTCCGGATGGAAAACCTGTTTGGGGCGGAACGTATTTCAGAAAAAATGATTGGGTTAATACATTGGAACAATTGCATGAATTGTATCAATCACAACCCGAAAAACTAATTGAATATGCCGAAAAATTACATGAAGGAATTGAAACTTTAGGTTTAACTGAAGAAAAATCAACTGAATTTAACATCACTATTTTAGATACTTTCTTAGCAAAATGGCAAAAAAGTTTCGATTGGGAATTTGGCGGCTATTCTCGTGCTCCTAAATTTATGATGCCAACGAATTATCAATTTTTGTTGCAGTATGGTTTTATAACTCAAAATGAAAAACTGTTAGAATATGTCGATTTAACACTGACCAAAATGGCTTATGGCGGAATTTTCGACACGATTGATGGTGGATTTTCACGCTATTCGGTTGATGTGAAATGGCACGTTCCTCATTTTGAAAAAATGGCTTATGACAATGGTCAACTTTTATCGCTTTATGCGAATGCTTACAAATTGACAAAAAATGAACTTTATAAAGAAATAATCGAAAAAACCACCACTTTCATTGAAAAAGAATGGTTAACAAATGAAGGAGCTTTTTTTTCTGCTTTGGATGCAGATAGTTTAACTACTGAAAATCATTTGGAAGAAGGTGCTTTTTATGTTTGGAAAATTGATGAAATAAAAAATCTAATACAAGACGACTTTGAATTGTTTTCAGAAGTTTTTAATATCAATGACTTCGGACATTGGGAACACGGAAATTATGTTTTGATTCAGAATAAAAGTTTGGATGAAATTTCAGAGAAAAATCACATTTCAATTGATGAACTTCATTTGAAAAAGAAAAACTGGGAACAAATTCTTTACAAAACAAGAGAAAAAAGACCAAAACCGAGATTGGATGACAAATGCATTACATCATGGAATGCCATTTTACTAAAAGGTTTTGTGGATGCTTATAAAGCGTTAGGAAATGAAAATCATCTGAAAATAGCCATAAAAAATGCTCATTTTATTGTGAATAAAATTTGGTCTTCCGATGGAAATTTGAGGCACACTTACAAAAATGAAAAACCTTCCATCAATGGATTTTTAGAAGATTATGCATTTGTAATTGATGGCTTTATTGCTCTTTACGAAGCCACTTTTGACGAAACTTGGCTTTTACACAGTAAAAATTTAACCAATTATTGTTTGGATCATTTTTATGATGAAAAAAAGCAATTATTCCGATTTACTTCTGATTTGGATGAAGCTCTGATTTCTAATCATTTTGAACTGGAAGACAATGTGATTCCGGCTTCCAATTCGATTATGGCGAGCAATTTGTTTAAACTTAGTGTATATTTTGAAAATTCGCATTACGAAGAAATTTCTCGTCAAATGATTGCACAAGTTGTTCCATCGATTGATTATCCTTCTGCTTTTTCTAATTGGTTAATGGCAGCGTTACATTTTTCGGAGTATCAAAAAGAATTAGCTATTTGCGGAAAAGAGAGTTTGATTCATTTGAAAGACATCAATCAAAATTATTTCCCTTCGGTAGTGCTTTCAGGAAGTGAAAAAAAATCAGATTTACCCTTTTTACAAAACCGATTTGTAGAAAATGAAACGCTATTTTATCTCTGTCAAAATAAAATGTGTTTAGCTCCAAAAAATAATATTTCTGCTATTTACAAAGATTTAAATCACTAA